A single window of Bufo bufo chromosome 10, aBufBuf1.1, whole genome shotgun sequence DNA harbors:
- the LOC120980409 gene encoding alpha-1,3-mannosyl-glycoprotein 4-beta-N-acetylglucosaminyltransferase C-like gives MRRSHVWKVLCAVCFGLCLVVTVLRGPADVECPDPSNPYLQRREVEDNRLFDVNRDALQRLDIPYKYLLGSQSGTKRFLSIGISSVKRKKESYLLDTIQSIFIHCSQRERDELVVVIYLANTKYTENQDTAEEIKKHFTAEIAAGHLMVISSYSNAYPPLDGLKRNYNDHPERVRFRSKQNVDYAFLVNFCANMSQYYLMLEDDVTSSRNFLSSIRRYIEQYTSPWTTITFSNLGYIGKLYHNEDLPKLTRFLLLFYDEMPCDWLLDLFYRSKAQGGIIRYKPSLFQHIGTFSSFQGTYNKLKDKDFVEVVNPFGDQPLAACFTDIKVYKDNTPDNICSPGPSFFWGIEIDSGKYFTMVFQKPIDIQKIAIITGTPEHPKDTLKLGNVQIGRQKEQKEETCKTFTNIGQFENGTFILENIDHATGALIDCLKIQVSAPQADWLLIQKVGIWVRKEKIQNGTSPHDVSVSRHR, from the exons ATGAGAAGGTCCCATGTCTGGAAGGTTCTCTGTGCAGTGTGCTttggcctgtgcctggtggtcacGGTCCTCCGCGGTCCCGCTGATGTCGAGTGTCCAGACCCATCGAACCCTTACCTCCAG AGAAGAGAAGTAGAGGACAACCGCTTGTTCGATGTGAACCGGGACGCTCTGCAACGTCTTGACATCCCCTACAAATATCTGCTGGGTTCTCAGTCTGGAACAAAAA GATTCCTATCCATTGGTATATCTTCTgtgaagagaaagaaagaaagttaCCTGCTGGACACAATCCAGTCAATCTTCATCCACTGCAGCCAGAGAGAGCGGGATGAATTGGTGGTGGTCATCTACCTGGCCAACACAAAGTACACCGAGAACCAGGACACCGCAGAGGAAATAAAGAAGCATTTCACTGCAGAGATTGCTGCCGGTCATCTGATGGTCATCAGCAGCTACAGCAATGCCTACCCGCCTCTGGACGGCTTAAAGAGGAACTATAATGACCATCCTGAAAGAGTGAGGTTTCGCTCCAAGCAGAATGTGGACTATGCCTTCCTAGTCAACTTTTGTGCCAACATGTCTCAGTATTATCTTATGTTAGAGGACGATGTGACTTCTTCTAGGAATTTCCTTTCCTCAATTAGGAGATATATCGAGCAGTACACCTCCCCATGGACTACTATAACCTTTTCTAACTTGGGATACATCGGAAAGCTGTACCACAACGAGGACCTTCCAAAACTGACCCGCTTCTTGCTCCTCTTCTACGACGAGATGCCATGCGATTGGCTTCTAGACCTGTTTTACCGATCCAAAGCTCAAGGGGGCATTATCCGATACAAACCGTCTCTCTTCCAACATATAGGAACGTTTTCCTCCTTTCAGGGAACATACAATAAACTGAAAGACAAAGACTTTGTAGAAGTTGTGAATCCATTCGGCGACCAACCTCTGGCCGCCTGCTTCACGGATATTAAGGTCTACAAAGATAACACTCCAGATAACATTTGTTCTCCGGGTCCCAGCTTCTTCTGGGGAATTGAAATCGACTCTGGCAAATATTTTACAATGGTTTTTCAAAAACCAATCGACATTCAAAAAATTGCCATAATTACCGGGACTCCAGAACATCCCAAGGATACGCTGAAATTGGGTAATGTTCAGATAGGAAGACAAAAGGAGCAGAAAGAAGAAACCTGCAAAACATTTACAAACATTGGCCAGTTTGAAAATGGAACATTTATACTTGAAAATATAGACCACGCTACAGGGGCATTGATAGACTGCCTCAAAATTCAGGTTTCTGCACCCCAGGCTGACTGGCTGTTGATACAAAAAGTAGGTATTTGGGTCAGGAAGGAGAAGATACAGAATGGCACCTCGCCTCATGATGTTTCGGTCTCTAG GCATCGATGA